The genomic DNA TGAGCCCGCACACGGACCTCTTCACGCGACCGCTTGAGCAGGTCGCACTCATCCGTCGCGTAGGTGGTCATGGCGACGAACGTGTCAGGGAAGTCCGGCCGCACGCCCTCTTTCACATCAGAGGGCGCCAACTCGGACTCCGCGGCGTTCCACGGCGCGGCCCACACACCGAACTGGGTGCCACCGCCGTAGTTGAACACCCGAACATCGACACCGGACGGCAGCCATCGCAGCGGCCCGTCCTCGTCGGTCCACTGCGTCGCCGTGAACAACCCGTTGGGTGCCGGGTTGACCAGCGGTGCATCGAACACCACCGGGGACAGTGCAGCCGTCATGTGCGGTCCTCTCTACCGGGAAGGCGGGCGACCGTGAACGCCTCGGATTTGTCCACAGTCGCCCGCCAGTCCATTGCGATTCGCCGGTCAGCCGCTACGGGGTCTCGGCCGGGGTGTTGCACGCCACGGTCTGGCGAGCCCCGATAGCACCGGAGATGCAGATCGGCAGCGTCACGAGGATCGACTGATCGCACCGCTTCCCCACCTGGAACGAGTCCTCGGTGAAGATGTGGGTGTACTGGTTGAGGACCAGTTGCTGCAGCGGGTACTGGACACCGAGGGTGATGATGTTGTTCAGCGTCCGGAACCACGTGCCGGCCGGGAACAGCATCACCTGGACGGTGGCCGGGTACACCAGGGTGGCCATATTGCCGGGCTGCCCGGAGCCGCGGGTCTGCCAATCCACCACGTACTGCAGGTAGATGTCGCGGACCGCCAGCCAGTTGTCGATCTCGGCGTTGGTGACGGCCAGGGTGTCCTTGCCTTCACGCAACGCGAGGTCGGCGCGCAGCACCTCGCGGAACCACACTGGCGCAACACCTTCGATGGTGGCGTCACCCTTGAGGCCCTTGTTGTATCGCAGGTTCGCGGCCTGCAGAGCCAGCCCGTTCAGCACGGAGCTGGTCGCGCCCAACACCGAATCGGCCGGGACCACCTTCGCGGTGCCGGAACCGGCGACCATCTTGGCGATCGTCTTCTGCGAGACGCGGTGCTGGTGAGCGACCTGGATCTGCTCCAGCGCGTTCTCGATGGCCTCCGGCCACGCCTGCCGCTGCAGGATGCCCGCCTTGGCGGCCCAACCGATCGCTTCCAGCCGCCACTCGATGAACTGATCCGGGCAGGGCAGTTCGATGATCGGCTTGACCGCAGTCGGATCACCGTTGCCGTCAACGGCTTCCAGCTCGGTTTCGGTGAAGTGCCACACGTCGTCCAGCAGCGCCGACATGTCCGGGTTCACCGGGACGCGCACACCGCCGCGGGAGAAGTCGAACGGGAAGTCTGGCAGCGAGATGAGATCCGACGCCGGGGGCACGTTGCAGAACGTGTAGATCTGCTCCGAGGGTGCGCACCAGCCACCGGCGGCGACGAGCGCCTGGGCGGAAACCTTGCCCTTGCCGGGGATCTCGCGACCCATCTGCTGGATCGCCTCGTACGCCTCATGCTCGTTCGCAGGCACGGGGCCCTCCGGCTGAGGCCGCGGCAAGCGAGCTACAGCCTGGGTGGCGAAGTCCTGCCCCTCCATGCTGACCTGGCCGGTGCGCTGACGGCCAGTGTTCTGACCGGGGTTCACCGATGCGATCGACTGCGCAATCTCAGCGAAACCGACCTTGTCGTTGCCGAACTCGCCGTACTTCGGGGCCGACGGCAGCAGTTCCCAACCCTTCGGCTTCTCACCGGTGGCTGCGGGGCCGGGCAGGTCGTTGTTGCCGTTGGTGGCACCCGCGAAGCTGACGGCCTTGCCGGCGGAAGCGGCGACAGCCTGGGACTGCTCGGCAGCCTCAACGGTGGCAGCTTCGGCCTCAGCCACGACGTCGGCCGCGGCCTCGTCGGTCCCGTCACCGTCAGTGTCGGAATCGGCGGCTTCGGCCTCAGCCTCGGCGGCCGGCTCGGCGTCGACGGGCTTCTTGGCGGTCCGTGCGAGCACCGAGTTCAGCTTGTCGGTCTGCGACTGGTCAGCAGCGGCAACAGCATCGCGCGCCTCGGTGACCTTGTCGTGAGCGTCGGCGAGCTCTTCGAACCGGGCGACGTCCTCAGGGGAGAATTCCTGGCCGGCGTCGTGCCGGGCCTGGAAGACGTTGATTTCCTTGGTGATCGCGTCGGCGTATTCGTCCAGCTCGGCGACGGTGGCGGGAAGCTGATCGGGCAGCTTGTCGAACTTCACTTCGTGCTCCTCGTTTTCTGAGTGAAACTCTCGGTCTGTCGATCGCTCCCCGGCACATAGCGCATGGCAGGAACTCTCTGGCGCAGGACGGTAAGAGGGCACGGTGCAGCACCCGGGTACGCGAAAGGCCCCGGACGTGAACCCGGGGCCTTTCTGCGCGATTTCTGCGTGTGCGGCTATGCGCCGCTGGTGAGTTGCAAGATGGTGCCGCCACCATTACGGCGCTGTTCGGCGACGGCCTCGATCTTCGTCAGGAACACCTTCACCTCACCGGTGGGTGACGTGTACCGGTAGCCGGCGATCGTCGCACCGCTGCTCGTCTTACCGCCGGCACGGTTCCGGCCTCTACATGCGCAGCCCACGGGTAGGACGGTACGAACCGCGAGTGCATCAGGACGTATTGCAATCACTCGGACGTCAGGTAGAATCGAGCCTGCGGGACGTCCCCCCGTTTCACGGGGGATTGGCGTCCCGCTACTATTTTTGCAGGTCAATTGCGTTCAGTTGTCCCTGCGCCATCACCCACAGACCCTGCAGCCGATATTTTTCACGGCCAACGTTGAACTGCTCTAACGCTACGCGGATCTCATCTGTGAGTGGCGAGTCCTCAATATCAATGACGAACCGGTCTTTCACGACACCGTGCTTCGCTGCCCGCGAGGCGGCATCCACAATCCGGCCATGAATCGATTGCGGGCGTGGTACGACGGTCTTCTGCTCGACCTCAACATTCCCGTTGGACCGCCAGATGAAATCGTTGGTCGGCTTAAACCCTGCAGTCGCTATCCACTCGGGGGTTTCCCCCACATCCAAGAACCGCTCAACGAACCGCACCTCGCCCGGCTCCAGCCGTTCGCCATTGAACTCCACCGGTAGCGCGCCCTGCCGCGCCTTCCAGTAAGCCCGGTAGACGTCTCGATCTGATGAGTTCGGCTCAGGCCCCAGCTCAGCTGGTCCGCCGGTGAACCGTAGCCGGTGACCGATGCGCTTCTTACCACCGCCACCAACCGAAATCCACCTGCCGTCGGGGCCGCGCTTCTGCCTCGGGTTAAAGGCGAAGTCGGCGGTCAGGCTTTTGGGAGTGCCTCGATCAGGACGGCCATACGCTCAGTAGGAGTTGCGGGCCGGGGCGGCTCTCCGACAGCGGCGAACGCCCGCGCGAGCACCGCGTCACGGCGACGCGCCAACTCGGCCGCCTGCGCCGACTCCGCCAACGCCTCAGCCACAATCGCCTTGAAATCCGCGAGGGTCGGCACGTCGCCGCCAGGTTGCGACCGGGGCGACGGACCGAGACTGGCGACCAGCGCAACGTCCCGGCCGTCCGGCCCCGTCACCGCACTGTAGATCGGGAACCCGGGGCTGTTGACCGCATGCGCGCCGATCATGTCCAGACCCGCACCTGGGCAGTCACGCCAATCACCCGACAGTGGGGCGGTCATGCCCATCTGGAACGTCTCGGGATCCACGCCAGGCGCCGGCACGCCAGAGAACCAGATACCGTGCGCGTCCTCACCGACACGCACCAACCCGAACGCGGTGCACACATTGTCGTAGTGCGCCCGCGCCGTCGCGACCGTGACACCGGGTGCGGTCGAGGCGTGGCCACCCTGAACCGTGAGCCGGCCAACGGACAGCTGCTTGCCGTCGTCGAGCATCACCTGGCTGGTGTGGAAATTCAGGTACCCGTTGCGGTTCCGAGGAGTGACCTCGCTGCCGCCGCGAATCGTGTGCCCCCACTCAGCGAGATGCCCGTAGATTCGTCCGGTCTCGGCGTTCATCGTCGGCGCGGTGGCCCGCGTCAACTGAGGGTTCTCGAACAACGCCGGATCGTAGGTCTTGACGTGGGACTGGAAGTTCTCCGCGGCCGCCGCCACCAGCGCCCGGTCCCGCGCTTCTCGATCCGCGTTCAGGCTGATGCGCGTCTCACCGAACGCCGGGATCGCAACGATCGTCGTGGCCATCACCTTGGCCTTCGTGATCGTCCGGTAGATCGGCCGCGATGGGTCGAAATTCTCGTCGGTGACAACGGTTCCGTCGTCGTAGGTTTCGAACATCTCGAACTCGCCGCCGAGGTCCACCGACGGGTTCGCGACACCGTGCGACATGAGGTCGAACGCCTTCGTCGCGTGTTCGTTGTTCAGCAGGTACCCCGAGGCCCGGACCTCACCGTCGGCGTAGGACAGGGATTCGATGACGCCGATGGTCACTGAATCGTCGTGGCCGCCCTTGGATTTCTCGCACCACTGCAACGGCAACGGTGTGTCCCGGAACGTCAGGTCGATGTCGGTCGCGAGCATCCGCCGATCGTCGGTCGGGGTCCCGATGACCGCGAACAGCGCATCGGTGAACGTCAGATAGGTCTCAGCGTCCTCGGTGGCCATCTCATACTCCTGTTCACTCGGTGCGGCCCAGCCGCCGGACGCCACGCGCCCGATTCCGTCGTCGGTGTCGCGCGCACGAACATTCCCCGCGCCGGCGCGCCGCTCAATTTCCTCTGCCTGGGTGCGCCCGTTCCGATTGATCGCCACGCTGTCCCGGCCATTGAGCCGTTCGGTGTGCCGATCCACCTCGTCGGGCAGCTCCTCGTCGACGGCCAGGATCCCCATGCGGCACCGGCAGTTCTTCCACTCCGCCGGCGACGCCGTGGTGTCACCGGGGAACTGGAGCTGCTCACCACCGATCGTGAAAGCCGTAGCGAGCGGGACTCGTTGGCCATCCCCAGCCCAATGCGACGGGCGGGTCTTGCCGTCGAGCGTGCTGATCCACGTTTTCTGTAGCTCCTCGCCGGATTCGGCGGCCGACGCCTGCGCCGCAGCGAGCACCGCGTGGTTCATCACCCCGGCCGCCTGATAACCCTGCTGCTTGGCGACGTCGCGCATCTCCGGTGATGCAGCCTGCATCACCTCATCGGCCCTGACCCGCAACACCTCCGGTCTGTTCTCCGGCACGACCTCGATAGCGATGGACGGCTCCGCCGCTGGTGCGGGCGCAACATCCGGTGCCTGGGGAGCAGACGGTGCGGTCACCTCGCCGTCCAGTGCAGGTGGTGTCCGCTCCACCTCCATCGTCGAGTTGGCCAGCGCCGCCTCAACCTTCGCCCGCACTACGCTCGGCGTCGCCGCCACGAACTCACGCTTACTCGTCAGGAAGTCCGCCCGCGCCCGCGCCAGCACCGGTGTCGAATCGACATAGGCGACCGCCTCGAGCACCTGCTTGCGGGACAACCCGATCAGCGACGCCAGCACGATCCCCAGCACCACTGTGTCCACGTCGGGCACCACAGCATCGCCCACCGTGCCGCCGAGCTCCACCGCGGTCTCGTACACTGCCAGCGCCCACAGGATCCCCAACCCCGCCACAATCACGGTGTCGGCGTGCTGATCCCACGCGGACTGGGCCTGCGCGACCGCAGCCGGGTCCGGCGGCAGAGCCGATGCAGTCAGCGCGGGCAGTACCGCGGCCCGGGCCCCCGGGCACCAGCGGCGCAACGCCTCCGTATACAGATCGGAGATCGCCGACTCCGCTTCGATGGTGCGCGACAACGCCTCACCCTGACCAGGCCAAAACACTCAGACCACCTGCCCGTCAACGACCTGCGCAGTCAACTCCCGCCGCGCGATCCGCTTCACCGCGGCCCGCACCCGCTTCGGATCCACACCGTGCGCAGCCGCGAACTCGTCACTGAAAATCGCGTCCCACCCCTTGATCAACCCAGCGACCTGCTCATCAGTCACCGGATCCATCAGGCGATGCCATTCCCGCTTCGGCACACTGCGCAGCCGCGCGTACTGCGCCCGATCATTCGTCGTCACACGTCGATTACTCGCCAACTCCAACGCCCGACCGGCAAGCAGATCCACCACCGCCAGCTCGGTGTCGGTGCGGGTTGCGTGCTGCCCATCTCGGGCGTCGTCCTCGGTGTCAGGTTCCTCGCGGTCCTCCGCGCCCGGATCCTCGTCGACACCCTCACCCTGGCCGGGTGGCAACGCTGGTGTCGGCTCGGGGAAGTCGAGCGCCTGAATCGACTTGTCCAACAACGGCAGCAGATCCCGGATCAACGCCGGGTCCTGAGACACCCGATCCTGCGCCCATTCCTGCCAACCCTCGATGGTGTTGAAGTCGTACATATCGTCATCAGGCAGCCCGTACCTGCGTACCAGCGCGGCGGAGGTGATCGCGCCCTTCTCGTGCGCATCCTTCGCCTCGTCGGTCAGGTCCGGATCGGCGGTCAACTGGCTGGCGTCATACCAAAGGATGTATTTGTCCGGGTCGATGTTCTCGCCCTCAAGCACGTTGCGCAGCACGCTGTCGTAGATGGCTTGGCAGATCGTTTCCATCACCGGCGCGATGTGCAGCTGGACATCCTCTTCACCGATCTGACGGGCAGACCAGTGATTGGTCGAGTTACCCAGGCCGAGCAGTCGTTCCGGCGACATATCCAGCCCCATGGCCAGGCGGGCGATCGCATCGTTGCGCTTCCGGATTTCGGTGTCGGTTACTTCCTTGCCGAACTCCAGATGCTGGATCTTGCTGATGTGCTCGCCCGGGGCCGCCGCGACGATTGGCACGTTGGACGCGGCGCTGTTCTCATTTTTGGCGCCCTCCTGGGACACCTGAATGATCAGCTTCTGGAGGCTGGCCGCGACCTTGCGCGGCGCGGCCGGCGCCGGAGTTCCGGGCTGGCCGGCGGCGGTCGGGGCCTGCGAATCCGGTAGCGACGCCTCCGACGGTACGAACAGGATGCCGTTGTTGAACAGTCGCGACTCGTCAGCGTTGGCGATTTTTCGGGTCGTCCGCACAATCTCCCGCAATGGGCCCAAGCACGCCCGGACAGGCGAATCCGGCTCCGCCGCATCCTCGGCGTCCGGGTTCCACACCCGGAACATCGAGTCCCCATTGGCCGCGTCAAACTCGTGCTTCGTGCCGTCCGGCAGCTTGATCGTCACGCTGTTGCTGCGGGTGCCGAGCTCGATCTGCTTGCGGGTGACCGCGAACCACTTCTCCACCACACGCTTCCGCGCCCCGGTGCCCTCGGTGCGCATCAGGATGGCAACCCACAACTCACCCGGTACGGTCAGAACCTCGGCGATCCGTTTGACCAGTTGCGCTTGCCCCAGCGTGCCGCCGGCGATCTGGCGGACAATCTCCGCGACCCGCAAACCCTCTTTGTTGTCCGGATCGATGCTGCCCGTCGGCCGCCCACTGTCCTCGTCGATCTCCGACGCAATCAGAGATGTTCGGGAGCACGAATTCGACCGCCACCGCACGTAATAGCCGAACTCGCCGACCTCGCGGTACATCTTCCACGCTTCGTCCTGCCAGTTGTCGCGCCGACCCGTCATGCTCGACGAGGCCCGGAAGATCTGGGCAGGGTCGGATACGGGGGCAGACGCAGCAGTCAAAGCGCGCGGCGCGGCCACAGATGCCGTCAGCGCGCCGCGGCGACGTCGAACGATGCGCAGGTCAGTGGCGGTCACGAGTCAGGACGGTAACCAAGCTGGGTGTTTACCCCTGCTCAATGTCCAACTCATCAGCCGACAACGGAGCCACCAGGCCAACGACATACGAGCAGGCGAGCGCCACCGGCACCACCGCCCACCACGACCAGACCAACACGTGCACCACCAGCACGGCGCCGGCCAGCGCGACCCACCAGCCGACACACCACGGGCAACCCATGAACTCGAGCGCGATGTTCCACCGGGTCTGACGGCGCCGATGCAACTCACCGACCGTCCACTGGTCCGCCGCCTCAGCCTCTTCCGCCGCGGCCAATGCGGATCCCGCACGGCGCGCCACGAACAGGCGGGCCCAGTCCAGCACGGTGTCGTAGTTGATCAGCCGAGTCACCCGCGCGACGGCGAGCACGTAGAAGACAAGAATCAGGACGGTCAATCCGAGGTTGTGGTTCATAGCGCGAGACGGTATGACGTTGGGGTGAAGAAGGATTCGGGCCGATCAGGCAGAAATCTCTAGTTCCTGGGGAACTAATGCGCTGGTAGCGGGCGCTTTTCGGTTGGCTTGCCATTCTCGGCGGCATTCCCGGCACCGTTCCTTACCGCCGTGGCGGTACGTGTTGTACGGCAACATCAGATGCCGGCCCTTGGAACAGAACCGCACACTACCGCCCACAGCGAGCGTATCGATCAACTGGTCCAGTTGCATTCGCAGCCGATCGTTTTCGCCCTGGGCCTCCGCGAGCTCCCGTCGGGTCAGCGAGTGCTGGCAGCGTTCAGCCGACAGTTCCTCACTGATCTCGCCGGTCTGCTGCTGCGCGATCTTGCACACCTGCGTCATGTCCTCGGCGCGGATCGACATCACCAGCCGGCGTGAGCATTTGGTGCGTTCGGCGATCTCCTCAGCCGTCATGCCCGCCAAGGTCAGTCCGGCAACGAGCCACGCCCGGTCCGGGTCGGACAGCTCGGTCATCGCGCGGGAAGCCTTCGGCATCGACAGGACCGCCGCGACCATCTGCGCGTCGGGCTCCCACCGGTCCGGCGTCGTCAACTCGCGGCGACCACGGTGCTCAGCAACTCCACGACCGCCAAGATAGAACCCGAAACCGGCGCCCTATCCGGATAACCCGGCGGTTGTCACGGTTCGACAGCTAAACCGTTACGGTAGCTGTGAACTGGCGCACTTCTTGGGGTCACCAACCATCGAGCTTGCCTCTCTGGTCCAGGCAGTAGGACCCCACGGCCCCGCCCACCTGTAGCAGTGCTTCGTCGATGGTTTGATTGGGGTTGGTTTTCGACAACCGAGAGGCCACCGAGAAGGGGTAGACGCCGTTCTCGAGGTCAATGCAGATCCGCCGCGCCTGATCCAGCAGGACCTTGTCGTCCACGCCCTCCACTCCAGCATCGGACAGTCCGTCAAGGTAGGTCTGATCGATGCTGGAATGCCGTGGGGTCTGCGACCAGATCATCAGGCCGATGCCAACGACGGCGGCAACGATGCTCGCGAAGATCGTGATGCGAACCCAATCAGGGCTGTTCTTCATCGGCAGACCATAACTGAGACAGCACTCCCATATTCGGGTAATCGCCTCTTGCGTGAGGCAACTCGCCGACAGTGTTCCTACGCTCGACCCGACCGGGCCCAGCACTGCCCACGATCCGCCCCGGCTGCCAACCGGATCGACGCCGCCAACTCCGGCCCGAGCGCCGCCAGCATCGCGTCGAGCACACCGCGCCGCGCCAACTCATCGACCAACGCCGACACCCGACCCGCATACGCCGCTTTCGGATTCGCCACCGACATGCCGAGCGCCAGAGCCAACGCCGTGTCCGGCAGCGCGGCCAGACGATCATCCACCCGAGCTGGCGCCGTCATCAGTCCAGAACCTCGCCCAACATCGCGTTCACCGCGTCCAGCGCCCGGCCGACATCGCCGCGTTTCATCGCGTCGAAGAACACCCGCCGATCGCGATCCGTTTCATACTCCAGCACCACCGCCAACCGCCGCTCGACAGTGAAGTTCCACGACCGCAAGAACGGCGCGTCGGCGTGCTCGATCGCATCCAGCAGATACCAGCGAGCCTTCTCAAGATCCTGGCGGCCGTTCTTCGCGTCGGCGCGCCACACGTACTTGAACGCGTTGCCAGCATCAAACGACAAATGCCGCGTGAATGCGATGCACTCGATCCCGGACGGATGCCGGTAGTGCGGCGGATGATTCACGAAGTCGATGGTTTCCGAGGCCATACGCGGGAACGTACGCCCGCATGGTGATCAGTCAGAACGCCTGCGGCGGCAGCTCGCCACCCGTCCAGCGCGTAATCAACTCCAGTTGCTCAGCGTCACGGTAATCCAGATCGAACGGAATGAACGTCTCGATCGGCAGCCGATGCACAGGGTCGAGCGTGACTCGGCGAAGCGAACTCTCTTCCGTAGTCCACCCCGTGGCCTGCTCAAACGACCGCACCGTCTCCACGAAGTCACGCACCCGGTGAACCCGCATCCACATCTGCCGCTCCGGATGCAATACAACGTCACCCTCGACGAGATCGGTAACCGCCACCTGCCCCGTGTTCTCCACACCGCGAGCATCCCACGAGCTGGCCGCAGAATCAGCCGACCTGCTGACGCCACCACTCCATCGACGTCACATTCCCGCCGCCACCGCCAGGCGCAACCCCGCCCCCCGGCGAATCCAACGGGCTGGCCAAATCCCACTCCAACCCCGCCGAATGCACACACTCGTCGTGACCAATCACCAACGCCGCCAAGTTGTCCGGCTGGTGCTGGCCGGCCTGCCACGCGATCGCCTTCGCCTCGAAATCCGGGAAGTACCCGGCTAGGCGGCAGGTGCCCACCTCGAGCGCCTGCAGCAGCGCCGAGCTCCTGGCGATCGCATCCCCCACCCGCGGTCGGCCCTTCGGTGGCCACGACGTCACCCGAATCGGATGCAACACAGTGCCCTTGGTCGTCAGCTCCCGAACCCGGGCCCGCTCCAACGCCTCATTGACCACCCGCGTGTACGTCTCCCGAGCCGCGAAACCCTCCACCGTGATCTGGCTGGCCCCTACGTCGAGCGCCAACTGAACAGCCTCCCGCGCCCATTCGTCCGACGTCATCGGCGCGCTCTTGTCCGCGATCATCGCCACCACACCGCCCGACGTCATCGACGTGGCCACCAGACCACACGCGTCGCCCTTACCCGAATCCGACGGGTCCACCGCCACCACCGTGAACACCGGCGACGACGGCGCCACCGGCAACCGCCAAGACCCCAACCAATCCGACTTCACCAAACCACCCGCCGGCGTCGACGGCACACCCATGTACATCGCGTACCAAGCCCGCTCCCCCGACGTCCGCCGCATCGCCCCGAAATGTTCCGGCGTATAACCCAACGCCGACACCATCGCCACACCCGGCGGCCGACGCAACGCATCCGCAATCCCCGACTCGCTGACCGCCGGAATGTTCGTGTGCCGCCACCGCTCCGGCTCCTGCGCCAACAACGCCCCCGCCAAATCCTCCTCATGCCACCTGGTCATCAACACCAAGCACGAACCACCCGGATGGATACGCGTCGCCAACGTCGACCGGTACTCGTTCAGAATCCGCTTCCGATGCGCAGCCGAATCCGCCTCCGAAGCGTCCTTCAGCACATCGTCGATGATCATCAAATCCGCGCCATGCCCAGTGATACCCGAGCTGATGCCCGCGGCCAGCACGCCGCCCTGATGCCCCTGCACATTCCACCGACCGACTGCGGTCTTATCCGGCGCGATGCTGTACCCGAGAAACTCGCCGTGCTCACGGATGATCGCCCGCACCTTCCGAGAATGCGTCTGCGCCAGATCATCCCCATGCGAGACGACGACGATCCGCATATCCGGGCCCTTCATCGGAAACGCAGGATCAGGCATCAGCGCCCACACCGGCGTCCAGATCGCGAACAACTCCGACTTACCCGTCCGCGGTGGCGTGTTCACGACGTCCCGCTGGTCCGGCTCGGTCACCCACCGCACAGCGACGTCGGACAGCAGGCGAATCGTCGGCGTCACACGGAACTTCGGATCCAGCAGCCGCGCCAGCTCCGCCGGCGACGACGGGCGACGTGTGGCGCGCATGGCCTTGACGTGGCGAATGGCCGCGAGGGTCCGCACCGGGTCTGACATGCGGCGAGAGTGTCAGTTGATGGTGCGAACAATAGTGTCTTGCACTTATCGAATAAGTGCCCTACACTTTAGGTTATGGCGATCGACATCCAACCCACCGGCTGGCAGCACAGCATCACCGCCACCGAAATCTTCGCCATCATCGCCTACCCCCTCTTCCGCTACGCCATCACCACCCCCGGCTTCGAGCACCTCGCCACCTTCATGTTCGTCGGCCGCATCAACAACGAAACCCCCATCGAGGTCGCCGCCAACGACGTCGACGGCCAGACCTGGGCCGTCTTCCACGCCATGCTCCTCACCACCCGCGTCGCCAACGAAGTGCTTGAGGTCAGCCAAGGCGCAAAGGACCTCCGCAACGACGTTGCCGCCAAGCAACGTCCCTTCATCGGACCGCAATACACCTG from Mycobacterium sp. DL440 includes the following:
- a CDS encoding DUF1360 domain-containing protein; this encodes MNHNLGLTVLILVFYVLAVARVTRLINYDTVLDWARLFVARRAGSALAAAEEAEAADQWTVGELHRRRQTRWNIALEFMGCPWCVGWWVALAGAVLVVHVLVWSWWAVVPVALACSYVVGLVAPLSADELDIEQG
- a CDS encoding terminase large subunit domain-containing protein, with the protein product MSDPVRTLAAIRHVKAMRATRRPSSPAELARLLDPKFRVTPTIRLLSDVAVRWVTEPDQRDVVNTPPRTGKSELFAIWTPVWALMPDPAFPMKGPDMRIVVVSHGDDLAQTHSRKVRAIIREHGEFLGYSIAPDKTAVGRWNVQGHQGGVLAAGISSGITGHGADLMIIDDVLKDASEADSAAHRKRILNEYRSTLATRIHPGGSCLVLMTRWHEEDLAGALLAQEPERWRHTNIPAVSESGIADALRRPPGVAMVSALGYTPEHFGAMRRTSGERAWYAMYMGVPSTPAGGLVKSDWLGSWRLPVAPSSPVFTVVAVDPSDSGKGDACGLVATSMTSGGVVAMIADKSAPMTSDEWAREAVQLALDVGASQITVEGFAARETYTRVVNEALERARVRELTTKGTVLHPIRVTSWPPKGRPRVGDAIARSSALLQALEVGTCRLAGYFPDFEAKAIAWQAGQHQPDNLAALVIGHDECVHSAGLEWDLASPLDSPGGGVAPGGGGGNVTSMEWWRQQVG
- a CDS encoding major capsid protein codes for the protein MKFDKLPDQLPATVAELDEYADAITKEINVFQARHDAGQEFSPEDVARFEELADAHDKVTEARDAVAAADQSQTDKLNSVLARTAKKPVDAEPAAEAEAEAADSDTDGDGTDEAAADVVAEAEAATVEAAEQSQAVAASAGKAVSFAGATNGNNDLPGPAATGEKPKGWELLPSAPKYGEFGNDKVGFAEIAQSIASVNPGQNTGRQRTGQVSMEGQDFATQAVARLPRPQPEGPVPANEHEAYEAIQQMGREIPGKGKVSAQALVAAGGWCAPSEQIYTFCNVPPASDLISLPDFPFDFSRGGVRVPVNPDMSALLDDVWHFTETELEAVDGNGDPTAVKPIIELPCPDQFIEWRLEAIGWAAKAGILQRQAWPEAIENALEQIQVAHQHRVSQKTIAKMVAGSGTAKVVPADSVLGATSSVLNGLALQAANLRYNKGLKGDATIEGVAPVWFREVLRADLALREGKDTLAVTNAEIDNWLAVRDIYLQYVVDWQTRGSGQPGNMATLVYPATVQVMLFPAGTWFRTLNNIITLGVQYPLQQLVLNQYTHIFTEDSFQVGKRCDQSILVTLPICISGAIGARQTVACNTPAETP
- a CDS encoding DUF732 domain-containing protein; translation: MKNSPDWVRITIFASIVAAVVGIGLMIWSQTPRHSSIDQTYLDGLSDAGVEGVDDKVLLDQARRICIDLENGVYPFSVASRLSKTNPNQTIDEALLQVGGAVGSYCLDQRGKLDGW
- a CDS encoding DUF3310 domain-containing protein translates to MASETIDFVNHPPHYRHPSGIECIAFTRHLSFDAGNAFKYVWRADAKNGRQDLEKARWYLLDAIEHADAPFLRSWNFTVERRLAVVLEYETDRDRRVFFDAMKRGDVGRALDAVNAMLGEVLD